A part of Xenopus tropicalis strain Nigerian chromosome 4, UCB_Xtro_10.0, whole genome shotgun sequence genomic DNA contains:
- the rdm1 gene encoding RAD52 motif-containing protein 1 isoform X2: MMNPEVVSFTIPTESNKIVFVWNISAQKPEEEIYCSLLKVFSQFGALYSLKLLPNAGVCDPGYYAVIKYYCCRDASKAQEACDQKTLFQDTPLKVRVCNKQKGFQYKSLSLNSSKCQDLANHYLGFNGWSKKIIALQNISGLDEAEDEGEVQEKTKLRYLCLLEVGLPGHGIRSRGVGVAEEILVKHKENGKVAAEYVSPNDDTVDCLSEEELQGLIQVNDFTWTSYNPEGEEEEILTEFSFHEDTVNIKD; encoded by the exons ATGATGAATCCAGAGGTTGTAAGCTTCACCATACCCACCGAAAGCAACAAAATTGTCTTTGTCTGGAACATTTCTGCTCAGAAGCCTGAAGAAGAGATTTAT TGCTCTCTGCTGAAAGTTTTCTCACAGTTTGGAGCTCTGTACTCCCTCAAGCTGCTGCCAAACGCAGGGGTCTGTGACCCTGGTTACTATGCAGTGATTAAATATTACTGCTGTCGGGATGCCAGCAAGGCCCAAGAGGCTTGCGATCAGAAAACCCTCTTCCAGGACACTCCGCTCAAG GTACGAGTCTGCAATAAGCAGAAAGGGTTTCAGTACAAATCCCTGTCACTCAACAGTTCCAAGTGCCAGGATCTTGCTAACCATTACCTTGGTTTTAATGGGTGGTCCAAAAAAATAATTGCG CTCCAGAATATTTCTGGCCTGGATGAGGCAGAGGATGAAGGTGAAGTTCAAGAGAAAACAAAGCTGCGGTACCTGTGTTTGTTAGAAGTAGGGCTGCCAGGGCATGGAATCCGCAGCAGAGGAGTGGGAGTTGCAGAGGAGATCTTGGTGAAGCACAAAG AGAACGGCAAAGTAGCAGCAGAATATGTTTCTCCTAATGATGACACTGTGGACTGCCTTAGTGAAGAAGAACTACAAGGTTTGATACAG gtGAACGATTTCACTTGGACCTCCTATAACCCagagggagaggaggaggagattCTGACGGAATTTAGTTTCCACGAAGACACCGTGAATATTAAAGACTGA
- the gh2 gene encoding somatotropin-B yields the protein MSCNLVSVKCMATFRGSFVACMASVAVASTLSLKAIYNVTLKVVGFASSSRSITKARTDSKVFSGFCSSFGLLLILSFQNVPYVGGFPNVPLFSLLTNAVNRAQYLHMLAADIHKDYERTYITEDLRRSMKNTQVVSCYSENIPAPTDKDNTHQKSDMDLLRYSLTLIQSWLNPVQALHRLFRNSDVYERLKYLEEGIQSLIRELEDGNFRSYTFMRTPYERLDINMRTDDGLLKVYGLLSCFKKDMHKVETYMKVMKCRHFAESKCAI from the exons aTGAGCTGCAACCTCGTAAGTGTaaagtgtatggctaccttcagAGGAAGCTTTGTGGCTTGTATGGCATCAGTCGCAGTCGCGTCTACGCTAAGTCTGAAAGCTATTTATAACGTTACGCTGAAAGTCGTAGGGTTCGCATCCTCCTCCCGCAGCATAACAAAGGCCAG AACTGACAGTAAAGTGTTTTCAGGATTCTGCTCATCGTTCGGGCTTCTACTCATCCTGTCCTTCCAGAATGTTCCCTACGTTGGCGGTTTCCCCAATGTGCCCCTGTTCAGCCTCTTGACAAATGCTGTCAATAGGGCCCAGTACCTTCACATGTTGGCTGCCGATATACACAAAGATTAT GAAAGAACATATATTACAGAAGATCTGAGACGTTCAATGAAGAACACCCAAGTGGTGTCTTGTTACTCCGAAAACATTCCCGCTCCGACAGACAAGGACAACACTCACCAAAAGTCT GACATGGACCTTTTGCGGTACTCACTGACCCTCATTCAGTCTTGGTTGAACCCAGTGCAAGCCCTTCACAGGCTGTTCCGGAATTCTGATGTTTACGAGAGACTGAAGTACCTCGAGGAAGGCATCCAGTCTCTGATCCGG GAATTGGAAGATGGAAACTTCCGCAGCTACACCTTTATGAGAACACCATATGAGAGGTTGGACATCAACATGCGGACCGACGACGGCCTGTTAAAAGTCTATGGCCTTCTGTCTTGTTTCAAGAAAGACATGCACAAAGTAGAGACCTACATGAAAGTCATGAAGTGCCGACACTTTGCAGAAAGCAAGTGTGCAATTTAA
- the rdm1 gene encoding RAD52 motif-containing protein 1 isoform X3, translating to MMNPEVVSFTIPTESNKIVFVWNISAQKPEEEIYVRVCNKQKGFQYKSLSLNSSKCQDLANHYLGFNGWSKKIIALQNISGLDEAEDEGEVQEKTKLRYLCLLEVGLPGHGIRSRGVGVAEEILVKHKDPAELLIKTGNLQKYAVQKALSDAFQKILLVIFENGKVAAEYVSPNDDTVDCLSEEELQGLIQVNDFTWTSYNPEGEEEEILTEFSFHEDTVNIKD from the exons ATGATGAATCCAGAGGTTGTAAGCTTCACCATACCCACCGAAAGCAACAAAATTGTCTTTGTCTGGAACATTTCTGCTCAGAAGCCTGAAGAAGAGATTTAT GTACGAGTCTGCAATAAGCAGAAAGGGTTTCAGTACAAATCCCTGTCACTCAACAGTTCCAAGTGCCAGGATCTTGCTAACCATTACCTTGGTTTTAATGGGTGGTCCAAAAAAATAATTGCG CTCCAGAATATTTCTGGCCTGGATGAGGCAGAGGATGAAGGTGAAGTTCAAGAGAAAACAAAGCTGCGGTACCTGTGTTTGTTAGAAGTAGGGCTGCCAGGGCATGGAATCCGCAGCAGAGGAGTGGGAGTTGCAGAGGAGATCTTGGTGAAGCACAAAG accCAGCAGAGCTGTTGATAAAAACTGGTAATCTGCAGAAATATGCTGTGCAAAAGGCTTTGTCAGATGCCTTCCAGAAAATCCTTTTGGTAATTTTTG AGAACGGCAAAGTAGCAGCAGAATATGTTTCTCCTAATGATGACACTGTGGACTGCCTTAGTGAAGAAGAACTACAAGGTTTGATACAG gtGAACGATTTCACTTGGACCTCCTATAACCCagagggagaggaggaggagattCTGACGGAATTTAGTTTCCACGAAGACACCGTGAATATTAAAGACTGA
- the rdm1 gene encoding RAD52 motif-containing protein 1 isoform X1 — MMNPEVVSFTIPTESNKIVFVWNISAQKPEEEIYCSLLKVFSQFGALYSLKLLPNAGVCDPGYYAVIKYYCCRDASKAQEACDQKTLFQDTPLKVRVCNKQKGFQYKSLSLNSSKCQDLANHYLGFNGWSKKIIALQNISGLDEAEDEGEVQEKTKLRYLCLLEVGLPGHGIRSRGVGVAEEILVKHKDPAELLIKTGNLQKYAVQKALSDAFQKILLVIFENGKVAAEYVSPNDDTVDCLSEEELQGLIQVNDFTWTSYNPEGEEEEILTEFSFHEDTVNIKD; from the exons ATGATGAATCCAGAGGTTGTAAGCTTCACCATACCCACCGAAAGCAACAAAATTGTCTTTGTCTGGAACATTTCTGCTCAGAAGCCTGAAGAAGAGATTTAT TGCTCTCTGCTGAAAGTTTTCTCACAGTTTGGAGCTCTGTACTCCCTCAAGCTGCTGCCAAACGCAGGGGTCTGTGACCCTGGTTACTATGCAGTGATTAAATATTACTGCTGTCGGGATGCCAGCAAGGCCCAAGAGGCTTGCGATCAGAAAACCCTCTTCCAGGACACTCCGCTCAAG GTACGAGTCTGCAATAAGCAGAAAGGGTTTCAGTACAAATCCCTGTCACTCAACAGTTCCAAGTGCCAGGATCTTGCTAACCATTACCTTGGTTTTAATGGGTGGTCCAAAAAAATAATTGCG CTCCAGAATATTTCTGGCCTGGATGAGGCAGAGGATGAAGGTGAAGTTCAAGAGAAAACAAAGCTGCGGTACCTGTGTTTGTTAGAAGTAGGGCTGCCAGGGCATGGAATCCGCAGCAGAGGAGTGGGAGTTGCAGAGGAGATCTTGGTGAAGCACAAAG accCAGCAGAGCTGTTGATAAAAACTGGTAATCTGCAGAAATATGCTGTGCAAAAGGCTTTGTCAGATGCCTTCCAGAAAATCCTTTTGGTAATTTTTG AGAACGGCAAAGTAGCAGCAGAATATGTTTCTCCTAATGATGACACTGTGGACTGCCTTAGTGAAGAAGAACTACAAGGTTTGATACAG gtGAACGATTTCACTTGGACCTCCTATAACCCagagggagaggaggaggagattCTGACGGAATTTAGTTTCCACGAAGACACCGTGAATATTAAAGACTGA